The proteins below come from a single Roseiflexus sp. RS-1 genomic window:
- a CDS encoding HU family DNA-binding protein, which yields MQKTDFIKAVAERANRSQKETKEIVDAALEVITEALKRGEKVTLTGFGTFEVRQRQAREGVNPQTRSKIQIPATKTPGFSASSTLKNAVKDS from the coding sequence ATGCAAAAGACTGACTTCATCAAAGCGGTCGCCGAGCGGGCGAACCGGTCGCAGAAGGAAACCAAGGAGATCGTCGATGCGGCGCTGGAAGTCATCACCGAAGCGCTGAAGCGCGGCGAGAAAGTCACCCTGACCGGCTTCGGCACATTCGAAGTGCGGCAGCGTCAGGCGCGCGAAGGGGTGAACCCGCAGACCCGCTCAAAAATCCAGATCCCGGCGACCAAAACCCCTGGCTTCAGCGCCAGCAGCACGTTGAAGAACGCGGTGAAGGATAGTTGA
- a CDS encoding Eco29kI family restriction endonuclease, which yields MIFRDPAFEQNKRHAIHRWVPWIAGFSADFVVDALRRYLPDGAGRNTCVLDPFAGVGTTLVESIRHGHNAIGFEINPFAALAARVKCTAFLLDPASVRAHIVAFEQRARRITEAIDQAWACGDDLARLLPAPASRPPAAFRSRVPFFSPAVERKVLHCLDLIHAVPDPQVRDLMLLAFGSILVHVSNYSYEPSLGSRSAVGKADVLNADVAGLLSARLYDMEHDIIVYRRDMMQFQPFPEGKVINDDSRQVRHILPDSSIDIVITSPPYLNPLEKINLAKSIVQELLSQNIHPLPPPIFEGAGVYALYYSGSHDLYASLALSSGKEEKPIYVGKAVPPGARIGGYGLNTPPGAVLFNRLREHALSIEQAQDLDLTDFRCRYLVVDDIWIPLAETLLIEMYQPVWNTIVPGFGNHAPGKGRHKQPATCNLQPATCNLQPVTCNLQPVTCNLQPATCNVQPPTCNLQPSRSLSISCATLAYLNVIKYTSHIPLLMVNRWF from the coding sequence GTGATCTTCCGTGATCCGGCATTCGAGCAGAACAAGCGGCATGCCATTCATCGTTGGGTTCCGTGGATTGCCGGGTTTTCCGCTGATTTCGTCGTCGATGCCTTGCGGCGCTATCTTCCGGATGGAGCCGGAAGAAACACGTGCGTCCTCGATCCATTCGCTGGAGTAGGAACAACCCTGGTCGAAAGCATCCGTCACGGACACAACGCGATTGGATTCGAGATTAACCCCTTCGCAGCGCTTGCCGCTCGCGTGAAATGCACAGCGTTTCTGCTCGATCCCGCGTCGGTACGAGCGCATATCGTGGCATTTGAACAGCGCGCCAGGCGCATAACAGAAGCGATTGATCAAGCGTGGGCGTGCGGCGATGACCTCGCACGGCTTCTCCCTGCGCCTGCGTCCCGTCCACCGGCCGCTTTTCGATCCCGTGTTCCCTTCTTCAGTCCGGCAGTCGAACGCAAAGTCCTGCATTGTCTCGATCTCATTCACGCCGTACCCGATCCGCAGGTGCGTGATCTGATGCTGCTTGCATTCGGTTCCATCCTGGTTCACGTATCGAACTACTCATACGAGCCGAGTCTCGGATCACGCTCTGCCGTTGGGAAAGCTGATGTCCTGAACGCAGACGTGGCCGGTCTGCTCAGCGCCCGGCTTTACGACATGGAACACGATATTATCGTCTATCGCCGCGACATGATGCAATTTCAACCGTTTCCCGAGGGAAAGGTCATCAACGACGACTCACGACAGGTGCGTCATATACTGCCTGATTCGAGCATTGATATCGTTATCACATCACCTCCGTATCTTAATCCTCTCGAAAAAATAAATCTTGCAAAAAGCATCGTACAAGAACTTTTGTCACAGAATATCCATCCGCTACCGCCTCCTATCTTTGAAGGAGCGGGAGTATATGCCCTATACTATAGTGGAAGTCATGACTTGTATGCATCTCTGGCTCTATCTTCTGGAAAGGAAGAGAAACCCATCTATGTAGGAAAAGCCGTGCCCCCTGGCGCCAGGATCGGCGGATATGGGCTTAACACTCCACCGGGTGCTGTTCTCTTCAATCGCCTGAGAGAGCACGCTCTCTCAATTGAACAGGCGCAAGACCTCGATCTGACAGACTTCCGATGTCGATATCTGGTTGTTGATGATATCTGGATTCCGCTGGCCGAGACGTTGCTCATCGAAATGTACCAGCCGGTATGGAATACGATTGTCCCCGGCTTCGGCAATCATGCCCCCGGAAAAGGGAGACATAAGCAACCTGCAACCTGCAACCTGCAACCTGCAACCTGCAACCTGCAACCTGTAACGTGCAACCTGCAACCTGTAACGTGCAACCTGCAACCTGCAACCTGTAACGTACAACCTCCAACCTGCAACCTGCAACCTTCCCGCTCCCTCTCCATTTCCTGCGCCACACTTGCATATCTAAACGTTATCAAGTATACTTCTCACATCCCCCTCTTAATGGTCAACAGATGGTTCTGA
- the dctP gene encoding TRAP transporter substrate-binding protein, with protein MRRRVFLRSVAAGSAALTAATLAACGQAPQTPVQQATTAPAQQATTAPVQQATQAPVATAPQPQAPAQTSEMPSLEWDMATSWPVALDTIFGGAKTVADRVAALTDGKFKITPRAAGELAPALQVLDVVQQDAVPIGHTASYYYVGKSPVTAFGTTVPFGLNAQQQNAWLYDGGGLEKLQAVYAKLFNVIQFPAGNTGVQMGGWFRKEINTVADLQGLKMRIPGLGGQVLTKLGVTVQVIPGGEIFQALQTGAVDAAEWVGPYDDEKLGLNKAAKFYYYPGWWEPGPTLEVQVNLDRWNELPKVYQEAIKTASAEANITMLARYDARNREALKRLVDGGAQLRPYSKEILAAAEKAAFELYDEFAAKDADFKEIYEEWKAFREAIYEWNKVNEAGYTNYAYNK; from the coding sequence ATGCGACGACGAGTGTTTCTTCGCAGCGTCGCGGCGGGCAGCGCAGCCCTGACAGCAGCCACACTGGCAGCGTGTGGTCAGGCGCCGCAGACGCCAGTTCAGCAGGCGACGACCGCCCCGGCACAGCAGGCGACGACCGCCCCGGTACAGCAGGCAACGCAGGCGCCGGTCGCCACTGCGCCACAACCGCAGGCGCCAGCGCAAACGAGCGAGATGCCCTCTCTTGAGTGGGATATGGCTACCAGCTGGCCCGTGGCGCTCGACACGATTTTCGGCGGAGCGAAGACAGTTGCTGACCGTGTGGCGGCATTGACAGACGGTAAGTTTAAAATCACGCCACGCGCTGCGGGCGAACTGGCGCCTGCCTTGCAGGTGCTTGATGTGGTGCAGCAGGATGCCGTGCCGATCGGTCACACCGCATCGTACTACTATGTCGGCAAGAGTCCGGTGACCGCGTTTGGCACTACGGTGCCCTTCGGTCTCAACGCACAGCAGCAAAATGCCTGGTTGTACGACGGCGGCGGGCTGGAAAAATTGCAGGCGGTGTACGCCAAACTGTTCAATGTTATTCAGTTCCCGGCGGGCAATACCGGCGTCCAGATGGGTGGGTGGTTCCGCAAGGAGATCAACACCGTCGCCGACCTTCAGGGTCTCAAGATGCGCATCCCCGGTCTCGGCGGGCAGGTGTTGACCAAACTGGGAGTCACCGTTCAGGTCATTCCGGGTGGTGAGATCTTCCAGGCGTTGCAGACCGGCGCGGTCGACGCGGCGGAATGGGTCGGGCCGTATGACGATGAGAAACTCGGACTGAACAAGGCGGCGAAGTTCTACTACTATCCGGGCTGGTGGGAGCCGGGTCCTACACTCGAGGTGCAGGTCAACCTCGACAGGTGGAACGAACTGCCAAAAGTCTACCAGGAGGCGATTAAGACCGCATCCGCCGAGGCGAATATCACGATGCTGGCGCGGTACGATGCGCGCAACCGTGAAGCGCTCAAGCGCCTGGTGGACGGCGGCGCGCAACTGCGCCCGTACAGCAAGGAAATCCTTGCCGCAGCCGAGAAAGCCGCCTTCGAACTGTACGATGAGTTCGCCGCGAAAGACGCCGACTTCAAGGAAATCTACGAGGAGTGGAAGGCGTTCCGCGAGGCCATCTATGAGTGGAACAAGGTGAACGAAGCCGGGTACACCAACTACGCCTACAATAAGTGA
- a CDS encoding polysaccharide deacetylase family protein → MEKNSTSLPLILLTLLTGIALGWLLNDLMRQPPAPLAVAPTQAPTATARATSVLTAPVPSSTIAPQSPVPSPPPAATPLLATAIPPIPTASPQPQVIGYVGHRAAAGETLEQIAARYRTSPALIKAYNMINAPLRTGRELVVPLIEPGDAGEALLVQRGNPMRPWVALTLDAGAGAAPTPRILDALRVRGITITFFLTGRWIRDNPGLVRRMVADGHELANHTMNHPDLTTLDDEAIRRELSETEAILHDIAPDAVIRPFFRPPYGAYNERVLRVALSEGYLPVYWSLDSLDSVGEPKTPEFLIARVTQKLSPDDLRGAIILAHCGSDATADALPDILDRFAAMGFEVRKLSDVMQ, encoded by the coding sequence ATGGAAAAGAACAGTACAAGCCTTCCACTCATTCTTCTCACCCTGCTGACAGGTATTGCGCTGGGATGGTTGCTCAACGACCTGATGCGGCAACCGCCAGCGCCGCTGGCGGTTGCCCCGACGCAAGCGCCGACGGCGACCGCTCGTGCAACATCTGTACTAACCGCACCGGTTCCATCGTCAACAATCGCACCCCAATCGCCGGTCCCTTCACCGCCACCTGCGGCGACGCCTCTGCTGGCGACCGCCATCCCGCCAATTCCTACCGCATCCCCCCAACCGCAGGTCATTGGCTACGTGGGGCATCGCGCTGCTGCTGGTGAAACCCTGGAACAGATCGCAGCGCGCTACCGCACCTCCCCGGCACTGATCAAAGCGTACAATATGATCAATGCGCCGCTGCGCACCGGGAGAGAACTCGTCGTGCCGCTGATCGAACCGGGCGATGCTGGCGAAGCGCTGCTGGTCCAGCGTGGCAATCCGATGCGCCCGTGGGTTGCGCTGACCCTCGACGCTGGCGCAGGTGCAGCGCCAACGCCGCGCATCCTTGATGCGTTGCGCGTGCGCGGGATCACTATCACCTTCTTCCTGACCGGGCGCTGGATACGTGACAATCCCGGTCTGGTTCGCCGCATGGTGGCAGATGGGCACGAACTCGCCAACCATACGATGAACCATCCTGATCTGACAACCCTGGACGACGAGGCGATTCGCCGCGAACTGAGCGAAACCGAGGCGATCCTGCACGACATCGCGCCGGATGCCGTCATACGCCCCTTCTTTCGACCGCCGTATGGCGCGTACAACGAGCGGGTCCTGCGTGTGGCGCTATCAGAAGGATACCTGCCGGTCTACTGGTCGCTCGATAGTCTGGATTCGGTTGGGGAACCGAAGACGCCAGAGTTCCTCATCGCGCGGGTGACGCAAAAACTCAGCCCCGACGACCTGCGCGGCGCAATTATTCTGGCGCACTGCGGCAGTGATGCAACCGCCGATGCGCTGCCGGACATCCTGGACCGCTTTGCGGCGATGGGCTTCGAGGTGCGAAAACTCTCGGACGTCATGCAGTGA
- a CDS encoding YcxB family protein → MTATTASSFTLNYTHTLDEQLHACRLYQRSTRKHLIYRSIGFLAIFGGVWIAITSGVNPQALLLLALGLFTWFDPVPLLIVWSTFRSSPPLRQTVEAMFDQRGAHFRFGTERVSRPWDRYLSFVESDRVFVLIHGRWAYSVVPKRAFASPQAIDAFRELLRAKIRPSTQNR, encoded by the coding sequence ATGACGGCGACGACTGCAAGCAGTTTCACGCTGAACTATACCCACACGCTGGACGAACAACTCCATGCGTGCCGGCTCTACCAGCGTTCGACCCGTAAGCATCTGATCTACCGCAGTATCGGTTTTCTGGCGATTTTTGGCGGCGTCTGGATTGCAATAACGTCCGGCGTTAACCCGCAAGCGCTGTTGCTGCTGGCACTGGGGTTGTTCACCTGGTTCGATCCTGTGCCGCTGCTCATCGTCTGGTCCACGTTCCGCAGCAGCCCGCCCCTGCGCCAGACCGTTGAAGCCATGTTCGACCAGCGCGGCGCCCACTTTCGTTTCGGTACGGAGCGCGTCAGTCGCCCGTGGGATCGATACCTGTCGTTTGTCGAGAGTGATCGCGTCTTTGTTCTGATCCACGGTCGCTGGGCGTATTCAGTCGTGCCGAAGCGCGCCTTTGCCAGTCCGCAGGCAATCGACGCATTTCGGGAACTTCTGCGGGCGAAGATTCGTCCATCGACGCAGAACAGGTAA
- a CDS encoding LysM peptidoglycan-binding domain-containing protein: MPQWMLFALIVVALILPFIGAIALRLTRQRLEERERLALAIIVFGAAFGAVFVLARSDISSLRIAGLTVMQPIAPPVAPASQPPAIAPTVNVPPVTPTATLEPTVTLESTVTPEPTATLEPTATLEPTVTPEPTVTPEPTVTPEPTATLAPQSGSRRYVVQPGDTLRAIAERNGVTVEALLRANNLTPAAADNLRVGQELIIP; encoded by the coding sequence ATGCCACAGTGGATGCTGTTTGCGCTGATCGTTGTTGCGCTTATCCTGCCATTCATTGGCGCAATTGCGCTACGGTTAACACGGCAACGCCTGGAGGAGCGGGAGCGTCTCGCGCTGGCAATCATTGTGTTCGGTGCAGCGTTCGGTGCAGTGTTCGTCCTGGCGCGCAGCGATATATCCAGCCTGCGTATTGCCGGTCTGACGGTTATGCAACCGATCGCACCGCCTGTCGCCCCCGCGTCGCAACCGCCGGCAATCGCCCCGACGGTGAATGTTCCACCGGTGACTCCAACCGCGACGCTGGAACCGACAGTGACGCTGGAATCGACAGTGACGCCGGAACCGACAGCAACGCTGGAACCGACGGCAACGCTGGAACCGACGGTGACGCCGGAACCGACAGTGACGCCGGAACCGACGGTGACGCCAGAACCGACCGCGACGCTGGCGCCACAGTCGGGTTCACGACGGTATGTGGTGCAACCGGGAGACACGTTGCGCGCAATCGCCGAGCGCAACGGCGTGACAGTTGAGGCGCTTCTGCGCGCCAACAATCTGACGCCAGCCGCTGCCGATAATCTGCGTGTTGGACAGGAGTTGATCATTCCATGA
- a CDS encoding endonuclease MutS2 yields the protein MAIALQTLETLEFPKVRLQLARYTAFSASRELALNLTPSVDPFEVRRRLRLTDEARRLLDAMPDVSIGGARDVRPAVGLARRGGVCDPEALIEIAATLASARRLRATLRKLDAASFPLLHETAVDLPLLPEVEDAVARAIGEDGQVLDSASPKLARLRSEVRTAFNRLQEKLHNLIMTHGDVLQEPIITVRNGRYVVPVKATHRRAIRGLVHDQSASGATLYIEPLTIVELNNAWRELQLAEQAEVERILAELSALVGDHAGAITAGVEALATLDLAFAMAQYAAAMRCVMPEIVDPPLPPDEPLLLLTAARHPLLDPQKVVPIDMRLGGRFRLLLITGPNTGGKTVALKTTGLLALMAQAGMHIPASQPSRLPVFAQIFADIGDEQSIEQSLSTFSSHMTNIIRILRALEDAPDVAPAETSVSGSTQTMPPDTQRLGRMPALVLLDELGAGTDPVEGAALARAIIERLLELGVLGVATTHYAELKAFAYATPGVENASVEFDVETLAPTYKLTIGLPGRSNALAIAARLGLAPDLVERARATMAREDVQVEDLLAGIHRERDAAAAELQRAMEVRADAEKYRDRLAAELRAFEEQRDEAWQAAREAIEAELRQVRNEVRRLRDESRSVAASRRWLEEAERRLQEARASLPAVPPGKPAGHPAPAAEQVARLQPGDVVRVRSVGLTGEILSINEEDQTAEVQVGGFRMQADLAELTREKRAAGNGGGQPARPAYESRGTSLPAPRDVSLELDMRGWRAADVGERLDRYLNDAYLAGLPWVRIIHGKGTGALRQAVRDTLKDHKLVASFSSASATEGGEGVTIVRLQER from the coding sequence GTGGCTATCGCTCTCCAGACGCTCGAAACCCTCGAGTTTCCCAAAGTGCGCCTGCAACTCGCGCGGTACACGGCGTTCTCCGCTTCACGTGAACTCGCACTCAATCTGACGCCGTCGGTCGATCCCTTCGAGGTGCGTCGTCGTCTGCGCCTGACCGATGAGGCGCGTCGGCTGCTCGACGCGATGCCTGATGTGAGTATTGGCGGGGCGCGAGATGTGCGTCCAGCGGTTGGTCTGGCGCGACGCGGCGGGGTGTGTGATCCGGAGGCGCTGATCGAAATCGCCGCCACACTTGCAAGCGCCCGCCGTCTGCGCGCCACGTTGCGGAAACTCGACGCAGCATCCTTCCCGCTGCTGCACGAGACTGCCGTCGATCTGCCGCTGCTGCCGGAGGTTGAGGATGCCGTCGCCCGCGCAATTGGCGAGGACGGTCAGGTGCTCGACAGCGCCAGTCCGAAACTGGCGCGATTGCGCTCTGAGGTGCGCACGGCGTTCAACCGCCTCCAGGAAAAACTGCACAACCTGATCATGACGCACGGTGATGTGTTGCAGGAACCGATCATCACTGTGCGCAACGGGCGATATGTTGTGCCGGTGAAAGCCACACACCGCCGCGCCATTCGCGGTCTGGTGCACGACCAGTCGGCCAGCGGCGCGACGCTGTACATCGAGCCGCTGACGATCGTGGAACTGAACAATGCCTGGCGGGAACTGCAACTCGCCGAACAGGCAGAGGTCGAACGCATTCTGGCGGAACTTTCTGCGCTCGTCGGCGATCATGCCGGTGCGATCACTGCTGGCGTCGAGGCGCTGGCGACGCTCGATCTGGCGTTCGCAATGGCGCAGTATGCGGCGGCGATGCGCTGCGTAATGCCGGAGATTGTCGATCCGCCGCTGCCGCCTGATGAACCGTTGCTGCTGCTGACCGCTGCGCGCCATCCGCTCCTCGATCCGCAAAAGGTCGTCCCGATCGATATGCGCCTCGGCGGTCGGTTTCGCCTGCTGCTGATCACCGGTCCCAATACCGGCGGCAAGACCGTGGCGCTGAAAACAACCGGTCTGCTGGCGCTAATGGCGCAGGCGGGGATGCACATCCCTGCATCCCAACCGTCGCGCCTGCCGGTGTTCGCGCAAATCTTCGCCGACATTGGCGATGAGCAGAGCATCGAGCAGAGCCTTTCGACCTTCTCGTCGCATATGACGAATATCATCCGCATTCTGCGTGCGCTTGAAGACGCACCGGACGTGGCGCCTGCCGAAACATCCGTCTCCGGCTCAACCCAAACAATGCCTCCTGACACGCAGCGCTTGGGGCGCATGCCAGCGCTGGTGCTGCTCGATGAACTCGGCGCCGGCACCGATCCGGTCGAGGGTGCGGCGCTGGCGCGCGCGATCATCGAGCGACTGCTCGAACTCGGTGTGCTGGGTGTGGCAACGACGCACTACGCTGAATTGAAGGCGTTCGCCTATGCCACACCCGGCGTTGAGAATGCGTCGGTCGAGTTCGACGTCGAAACACTTGCACCAACCTACAAACTGACGATCGGTTTACCAGGGCGCTCGAATGCACTGGCGATTGCGGCGCGCCTGGGACTCGCCCCCGACCTGGTTGAGCGCGCCCGTGCAACAATGGCGCGAGAGGATGTGCAGGTCGAAGATCTGCTGGCGGGTATCCATCGTGAGCGCGATGCTGCGGCGGCAGAGTTGCAGCGAGCAATGGAAGTGCGCGCCGATGCCGAGAAGTATCGTGACCGACTTGCCGCTGAGTTGCGCGCATTTGAGGAGCAGCGTGATGAGGCCTGGCAGGCTGCGCGTGAAGCGATCGAGGCAGAACTGCGCCAGGTGCGCAACGAGGTGCGCCGGTTGCGCGACGAGTCTCGCTCGGTAGCGGCGTCGCGCCGATGGCTCGAAGAGGCGGAACGGCGTTTGCAGGAAGCGCGTGCAAGCCTGCCTGCTGTTCCGCCCGGTAAACCCGCCGGACACCCGGCGCCCGCTGCTGAACAGGTCGCGCGTCTGCAACCCGGTGATGTCGTCCGCGTGCGATCGGTCGGGTTAACCGGAGAAATCCTCTCGATCAACGAAGAAGATCAGACAGCCGAGGTGCAGGTTGGAGGCTTTCGGATGCAGGCCGATCTCGCCGAACTGACGCGCGAAAAGCGTGCGGCCGGGAACGGTGGCGGTCAACCTGCCCGTCCCGCCTATGAGTCGCGTGGCACATCGCTTCCGGCGCCGCGTGACGTGTCGCTCGAACTCGATATGCGGGGATGGCGCGCGGCTGATGTCGGCGAACGACTCGACCGGTATTTGAACGACGCTTACCTGGCTGGCCTGCCGTGGGTTCGTATCATTCACGGTAAAGGCACCGGCGCGCTGCGTCAGGCAGTACGCGATACGCTCAAAGACCACAAACTGGTCGCGTCGTTCAGCAGCGCAAGCGCCACAGAAGGCGGTGAGGGCGTTACGATTGTGCGCCTGCAGGAACGGTGA
- a CDS encoding CvpA family protein codes for MNLIDILFLLGVLGGLALGFFQGTIRLAIAIISFYISIILASLYFQSLGRFFRERFGTTFDVAQIVAFGIILLVAFLLITTAGLYTFRYAKMPASLDFVDKIVGTLLGLVLGALFLGMLAILLEQLFVFRDTAGTVTFPIVKAFQSGVRGSTLVSFFANNILPLIYATVKPVLPRETEIIFLIR; via the coding sequence ATGAATCTGATCGATATTCTGTTTTTGCTTGGCGTGCTCGGCGGTCTTGCCCTTGGATTCTTCCAGGGAACCATCAGGCTGGCAATAGCCATTATTTCGTTCTATATCAGCATTATCCTGGCAAGTCTCTACTTCCAGTCACTCGGGCGTTTCTTTCGCGAGCGTTTTGGCACAACATTCGATGTAGCGCAGATTGTTGCGTTCGGCATTATTTTGCTGGTTGCCTTTTTGTTGATAACAACTGCCGGTCTCTATACATTTCGTTATGCAAAAATGCCCGCCAGTCTCGATTTCGTCGATAAAATCGTCGGAACATTGCTTGGTCTGGTGCTTGGGGCGCTCTTTTTAGGAATGCTTGCGATTCTGCTCGAACAACTGTTTGTCTTCCGCGATACTGCGGGCACGGTGACATTTCCGATTGTAAAAGCATTTCAGAGCGGTGTGCGCGGCTCAACGCTGGTGAGTTTCTTCGCCAATAATATTCTGCCGTTGATCTACGCAACGGTGAAGCCAGTTTTGCCGCGTGAAACCGAGATCATCTTTCTCATCCGATAA
- a CDS encoding CPBP family intramembrane glutamic endopeptidase — protein MEMSNPFLELAATGKNAWWRYVLGVLLVLMMWMIGTAIILIPVTLQIVSEASPFGLALALLTFAPMLLGPMLVTRWLHGRPVATLVGPERRLNWRRIGVGALLWLVLAGLATLVDALLRPGQYMLNPAFFQNLSLLLVGLFLIPLQTSAEEVFFRGYLLQATGRLTRNVWMLSVINGVVFTLPHLANPEAESNAVLAGLNWFVFGFFATLITLRSGSLDYALGIHAVNNLFGLIIAGYEGGALPALALFVASELDAAYALLSLLVAALAASLFLNRLEAPGVPTASRQEQRYG, from the coding sequence ATGGAGATGTCGAACCCGTTTCTTGAACTTGCCGCCACGGGCAAAAACGCCTGGTGGCGCTATGTACTGGGAGTGCTGCTGGTGCTGATGATGTGGATGATTGGCACGGCGATCATCCTCATCCCGGTGACGCTCCAGATCGTCAGTGAAGCATCGCCCTTTGGTCTGGCGCTTGCGCTGCTGACGTTCGCGCCGATGTTGTTGGGACCGATGCTGGTGACCCGCTGGCTTCATGGACGCCCGGTTGCGACGCTGGTGGGTCCGGAGCGGCGCCTCAACTGGCGACGCATTGGTGTCGGCGCGTTGCTCTGGCTTGTGCTGGCGGGGTTGGCAACCCTGGTTGATGCCCTCCTCCGTCCCGGGCAATACATGTTGAACCCGGCTTTCTTCCAGAATCTGTCATTGCTCCTGGTGGGGCTGTTCCTGATCCCCCTTCAGACCAGTGCTGAAGAGGTATTCTTTCGCGGGTATCTGTTGCAGGCCACCGGTCGTCTGACGCGCAACGTGTGGATGTTGAGCGTCATCAACGGCGTGGTGTTCACCCTGCCGCACCTCGCCAATCCAGAGGCGGAAAGCAATGCTGTGCTGGCAGGTCTGAACTGGTTTGTCTTCGGCTTTTTTGCTACACTCATCACGCTGCGCAGCGGAAGTCTCGATTACGCGCTGGGCATTCATGCTGTCAATAATCTGTTTGGTCTGATCATTGCCGGGTATGAGGGCGGGGCATTACCGGCGCTGGCATTGTTCGTCGCTTCTGAACTGGACGCAGCGTATGCGCTTCTTTCGCTGCTGGTCGCCGCGCTGGCAGCCTCCCTGTTCCTCAACCGTCTGGAGGCGCCGGGGGTTCCAACGGCTTCGAGACAGGAACAGCGATATGGATGA
- a CDS encoding helix-turn-helix domain-containing protein gives MYEQKFDAINHPVRMRIFQLLYGNQLSIHQIADLLTDVPRPSLYRHVRKLQESGLIRVAATRRINGIEERFYTSVEGLIDPAELEKPGGIEKFAAHVSTYGAVVAQALAQYVIRRGVPDLTNIAARDYIFYATEEEFTRLRKAIYALLQEMEQQPPAPGRTQRRMFVIAHPMLTTTMNQESEHGDVEPVS, from the coding sequence ATGTATGAACAAAAGTTCGATGCCATCAACCATCCGGTACGGATGCGCATCTTCCAGTTGCTGTACGGCAATCAACTGTCCATCCATCAGATCGCCGACCTGCTGACCGACGTGCCCAGGCCCTCCCTGTACCGCCACGTCAGAAAGTTGCAGGAATCAGGACTGATCCGTGTAGCCGCGACCCGGCGTATCAATGGCATCGAGGAGCGCTTTTATACATCCGTTGAAGGATTGATCGATCCGGCTGAACTTGAAAAGCCAGGCGGCATAGAAAAGTTCGCCGCGCACGTGAGCACGTATGGCGCAGTGGTTGCGCAGGCGCTGGCGCAGTATGTGATCCGGCGCGGTGTTCCTGATCTGACCAACATTGCAGCGCGCGATTATATTTTCTATGCCACCGAGGAGGAGTTTACCCGTTTGCGCAAGGCAATCTACGCTTTGCTGCAGGAGATGGAACAACAACCGCCTGCGCCGGGACGCACGCAACGGCGCATGTTCGTTATTGCTCATCCAATGTTGACCACGACAATGAACCAGGAAAGTGAGCATGGAGATGTCGAACCCGTTTCTTGA